Proteins from a single region of Chlamydia buteonis:
- a CDS encoding MBL fold metallo-hydrolase: MEGFFPLASGSKGNCAYLGTESSKILIDLGISKQLVTHGLLSMNVHPEDIQAIFVSHEHSDHISGIKSFIKTYNTPIICNLETARHLCQLLDVHPTFKIFSTGTTFSFHDLKIQTFNVPHDAVDPVGFIFHYHDEKLGFCTDLGWGTSWIIHELYDCDYLLIEANHDPELVRKSSRPDIYKKRVLSKLGHLSNHECAELLQKVLTPKIKKIYLAHLSSESNTSELALSTVSSAIENIASIDPVIVESHEVTDPIYFSSLITV; the protein is encoded by the coding sequence ATGGAAGGTTTTTTCCCTTTAGCCTCAGGTTCGAAGGGGAACTGTGCCTATTTAGGAACGGAGTCCTCTAAAATTCTAATAGATTTAGGTATTAGCAAGCAACTTGTCACACATGGACTTCTATCGATGAACGTGCATCCTGAAGATATTCAGGCTATTTTTGTATCTCACGAGCATTCTGATCATATTTCTGGAATTAAAAGTTTTATAAAGACTTATAATACTCCAATTATTTGCAATCTTGAAACAGCACGTCACCTTTGTCAATTATTAGATGTTCATCCAACTTTTAAGATTTTTTCTACAGGGACAACATTTTCTTTCCATGATTTAAAAATCCAAACATTTAATGTTCCTCATGATGCTGTGGATCCTGTAGGATTTATCTTTCATTACCATGATGAAAAATTAGGTTTTTGTACAGACTTGGGTTGGGGAACTTCATGGATTATTCATGAACTTTACGACTGTGATTATCTACTTATAGAAGCCAACCATGATCCTGAACTTGTGCGAAAATCTTCTCGCCCCGACATTTATAAAAAACGTGTTCTTAGTAAGCTTGGCCACCTATCAAATCATGAGTGTGCAGAATTATTACAAAAAGTTCTCACTCCCAAAATAAAGAAAATCTACCTTGCTCACCTCTCTAGCGAATCTAATACATCTGAACTAGCGCTATCTACGGTATCTTCTGCTATAGAAAATATTGCTTCTATTGATCCTGTCATTGTAGAAAGTCATGAAGTGACTGATCCTATTTACTTTAGTTCTTTAATAACCGTATGA
- a CDS encoding bifunctional 3,4-dihydroxy-2-butanone-4-phosphate synthase/GTP cyclohydrolase II, translated as MIKFDDDARASCFVPIEKAIADIAEGKFVIVVDETSRENEGDLIIAGEKMTVEKMTFLLKYTTGIICASLDPERIKQLDLPPMVKDNRCRYRTAFTVSVDAAKGVTTGVSAADRTRVVELLSDPNSVPEDFVRPGHFFPLMATPGGVLKRAGHTEAALDLMRLANMRPCGILSELVNEDHTMMRLPQIIEFAIQHKLSIISTSDLVAYRMLSERLVVPISSARLPTEYGDFNIHVYESVLDGIQHIALVKGDVKGKENVLVRVHSECLTGDIMGSIRCDCGHQLRSAMEYIGLEGEGVIVYLRGQEGRGIGLGHKVRAYALQDRGYDTVDANLEIGFPIDSREYGIGAQILVDLGLTKIKLITHNPHKYFGLQGYGLEIVDRIALPINLSEENECYLRTKKERMGHWIDFPSYKEEVNTR; from the coding sequence GTGATAAAATTCGATGATGATGCTCGTGCCTCGTGTTTTGTCCCTATAGAAAAGGCTATTGCAGATATCGCTGAGGGTAAATTTGTTATTGTTGTTGATGAGACTTCAAGAGAGAATGAGGGAGATCTTATCATAGCAGGCGAGAAAATGACCGTCGAAAAAATGACTTTTCTTCTTAAATATACAACGGGAATTATCTGCGCTTCTTTAGATCCTGAGAGAATAAAACAATTAGACCTCCCCCCTATGGTTAAAGATAACCGTTGTCGTTATCGTACAGCATTTACAGTTTCAGTGGATGCTGCTAAAGGCGTAACTACAGGCGTGTCTGCAGCAGATAGAACAAGAGTAGTTGAACTCCTATCGGACCCTAATAGTGTTCCTGAGGATTTTGTTCGTCCGGGGCATTTCTTCCCTTTAATGGCTACACCGGGAGGCGTATTAAAACGAGCTGGTCATACAGAGGCTGCTTTAGATCTCATGCGTTTAGCCAATATGCGGCCTTGTGGGATCCTTTCAGAGCTTGTTAATGAAGACCACACTATGATGCGTCTTCCGCAAATTATAGAATTTGCTATACAGCACAAGCTCTCGATAATATCTACGTCTGATTTGGTAGCCTATCGAATGTTATCCGAAAGGCTCGTTGTCCCTATTTCTTCAGCTCGTCTTCCTACAGAATATGGGGATTTTAATATTCATGTTTATGAGTCTGTTCTTGATGGCATCCAACATATCGCTTTGGTGAAAGGTGATGTGAAAGGGAAGGAGAATGTACTTGTTCGGGTACATTCTGAATGCCTTACTGGTGATATCATGGGATCCATACGTTGTGATTGTGGACACCAGTTGCGCTCTGCTATGGAATATATTGGATTAGAGGGTGAAGGTGTTATTGTTTATCTACGAGGACAAGAGGGACGTGGTATTGGATTAGGTCATAAAGTTCGAGCCTACGCTCTACAAGATCGTGGGTATGATACTGTCGATGCCAACTTAGAAATTGGCTTCCCTATAGATTCTAGAGAATATGGAATCGGGGCTCAGATTTTAGTTGATCTAGGATTGACAAAGATCAAATTGATTACCCATAATCCCCACAAATATTTCGGCCTCCAGGGATATGGGTTAGAAATTGTTGATAGAATAGCTCTTCCAATCAATCTCTCTGAAGAAAATGAATGTTACCTCCGCACAAAAAAAGAGCGTATGGGACATTGGATAGACTTTCCTTCTTATAAAGAAGAAGTGAACACAAGATAA
- the nqrF gene encoding NADH:ubiquinone reductase (Na(+)-transporting) subunit F produces the protein MTWLSGLYFISIASLVFCVIGLILSGIILIARKFLVKIHPCKLKINDDDALTKTVDSGRTLLSSLLDSGIPIPSPCGGKATCKQCKVKIVKDADQPLETDRATFSKQQLEQGWRLSCQTKVQHDMCLEIEERYLHASSWEGTVVSNDNVATFIKELVVSIDPAHPIPFKPGGYLQIRVPAYKTNTSEWKQTMAPEYHSDWERFNLFGRIIDNSLLEPDSANKAYSLASYPAELPIIKFNVRIATPPFINNAPNPGIPWGVCSSYIFSLQPGDKITVSGPYGESFMKENNRPLIFLIGGAGSSFGRSHILDLLLDKHSTRDITLWYGARSLKENIYQEEYEKLDKDFPNFHYHLVLSEPLPEDIAAGWDKNDPEKTNFLFQAFELGQLSKLSNPEDYLYYVCGPPLHNSSILKLLENYGVERSSIILDDFGS, from the coding sequence ATGACTTGGCTTTCAGGCCTATATTTTATCAGCATCGCTAGTTTAGTATTTTGTGTTATAGGTTTGATACTTTCTGGAATCATTCTTATTGCTCGTAAGTTTCTAGTTAAAATTCATCCTTGTAAGCTAAAAATTAATGATGACGACGCTCTTACAAAAACTGTAGATAGCGGTCGTACCTTATTATCTTCTCTGTTAGATTCAGGTATTCCGATCCCTTCGCCATGTGGAGGCAAGGCCACTTGTAAACAATGTAAGGTAAAAATTGTTAAAGACGCCGACCAACCACTAGAAACAGACCGCGCAACTTTTTCCAAACAACAGTTAGAACAAGGCTGGCGTCTTTCCTGTCAAACCAAGGTCCAACACGACATGTGTTTGGAAATCGAAGAACGTTATTTACATGCTTCTTCTTGGGAAGGTACGGTAGTTTCTAACGATAACGTAGCAACCTTTATAAAAGAGCTTGTTGTTTCTATTGATCCTGCTCATCCTATTCCCTTTAAACCTGGGGGCTATCTACAAATTCGTGTTCCCGCATATAAAACTAATACTTCCGAATGGAAGCAAACTATGGCTCCCGAATATCATAGTGATTGGGAACGTTTTAATTTATTTGGCCGGATTATAGATAACAGCCTTTTAGAGCCAGATTCTGCTAATAAAGCATATTCTCTAGCATCATATCCTGCAGAACTGCCTATTATTAAATTCAATGTCCGTATTGCGACACCTCCTTTTATTAACAATGCGCCTAATCCAGGTATCCCTTGGGGAGTATGCTCATCCTATATCTTCTCTCTACAACCCGGGGACAAGATTACTGTATCTGGTCCTTATGGCGAATCCTTCATGAAAGAAAACAACCGCCCTTTAATTTTTTTAATAGGTGGTGCGGGATCTTCATTCGGTAGAAGTCATATTTTAGATCTTTTGTTGGATAAACATTCTACAAGAGATATCACTCTGTGGTACGGAGCTCGGTCTCTAAAAGAAAATATCTATCAAGAAGAATATGAAAAATTAGATAAGGATTTTCCTAACTTCCATTACCACCTAGTGTTATCGGAGCCTCTTCCTGAAGATATTGCAGCAGGTTGGGATAAGAATGATCCTGAGAAAACGAATTTCTTATTCCAAGCTTTTGAGCTTGGTCAACTTAGCAAACTTAGCAATCCTGAAGATTATCTATATTATGTATGTGGTCCACCACTACACAACAGTAGTATCCTGAAATTACTCGAAAATTATGGAGTTGAAAGATCTTCGATAATTCTCGATGATTTTGGCAGCTAA
- a CDS encoding alanine/glycine:cation symporter family protein: MLHFLEQLNNFCISFCVFPSILFLGGLLTWKLRGLQFTGLKLGFNLMLKNKQEKPSTENGTVSRYEAVAGILAGNFGTGNIAGMAVAISCGGPGALVWIWVAALLGAIVQYSGSFLGVKYRKLCRQSGEFIGGPTGCLAYGLGSKFLAGLFCIFTIITAFSAGNFAQINCIVPLCVESMPLKFLVGILLALTIVPVLVGGNSRILKFSARVIPFIAGFYAISCLIILIQHGSMIIPALKLIVSSAFGIKATVSGLGGYTVTQVISTGMSRAIMATDCGSGMVSILQSDSQSKNPVIDGLVTLLPPVIVMIVCSITTLVLIVSGAYVSGQEGTLMVLNAFKSSLGSIGGLVVILAMALFGYTTVLTWFACAEKSLEYMIPGKRANSWLKILFVAVIPLGGIVDMRLIWSLSDTGFSGMVILNSIALVALFKDVLSTNREVALLRLGEDAQPTVLQNLDI; encoded by the coding sequence ATGTTACATTTCCTAGAACAATTAAATAATTTCTGCATTTCCTTTTGTGTGTTCCCCTCGATTCTATTTCTTGGTGGATTATTAACATGGAAATTACGAGGCTTGCAATTTACTGGGTTAAAGCTAGGCTTTAATCTAATGTTGAAAAATAAACAGGAAAAGCCGTCTACTGAAAACGGTACAGTATCTCGTTACGAGGCTGTAGCTGGTATTCTTGCTGGGAATTTTGGTACTGGAAATATCGCCGGCATGGCTGTTGCTATTTCTTGTGGAGGGCCTGGAGCTTTAGTCTGGATCTGGGTAGCCGCTCTTTTAGGTGCTATTGTTCAATACTCAGGGTCCTTTTTAGGAGTTAAATATCGTAAATTGTGTAGACAATCTGGCGAGTTTATCGGTGGACCTACGGGGTGCCTCGCTTATGGCTTGGGAAGTAAATTCCTAGCCGGCCTTTTTTGTATATTCACAATTATTACAGCATTCTCGGCAGGAAATTTTGCACAAATTAATTGCATAGTCCCTCTTTGTGTTGAGAGTATGCCTTTGAAATTTCTTGTAGGAATTCTTCTTGCATTAACAATTGTCCCTGTACTCGTAGGGGGAAATAGCCGTATTTTAAAATTCTCAGCTCGAGTGATTCCTTTTATAGCAGGTTTTTACGCAATCTCCTGTCTGATTATTCTTATACAGCATGGCTCCATGATCATCCCCGCGCTAAAACTTATCGTTTCGTCTGCTTTCGGAATAAAAGCAACAGTTTCAGGCTTGGGAGGCTATACAGTCACTCAAGTTATCTCAACCGGAATGAGTCGAGCGATTATGGCTACGGATTGTGGTAGCGGCATGGTGTCAATTCTCCAATCCGATTCTCAGAGTAAGAATCCGGTGATTGATGGTCTGGTTACGCTTTTACCCCCCGTCATTGTTATGATAGTTTGCTCTATCACTACACTTGTTCTTATTGTTTCTGGTGCCTATGTCTCAGGACAAGAGGGAACGCTTATGGTGTTAAATGCCTTTAAATCAAGCTTAGGCTCTATTGGAGGGCTGGTTGTCATTCTTGCCATGGCTTTGTTTGGCTATACGACGGTCCTGACTTGGTTTGCTTGCGCAGAAAAAAGTTTAGAATATATGATCCCGGGGAAACGAGCCAATTCCTGGTTAAAGATCCTGTTTGTTGCAGTTATACCTCTCGGAGGCATAGTAGATATGCGATTGATCTGGAGCCTTTCTGATACAGGGTTTTCGGGTATGGTGATTCTAAATTCTATAGCCCTGGTAGCTTTATTTAAGGATGTATTGTCCACAAATCGAGAAGTTGCCTTACTTAGACTGGGAGAAGATGCTCAACCCACTGTTTTGCAAAATCTAGATATCTAA
- the ribD gene encoding bifunctional diaminohydroxyphosphoribosylaminopyrimidine deaminase/5-amino-6-(5-phosphoribosylamino)uracil reductase RibD: protein MEDFSEQQLFFMRRAIELGEKGAFSSQPNPWVGCVIVKNGRIIGEGYHEKAGQPHAEEKAISSASESIESSEVYVTLEPCCHYGNTPPCVNLLIKYKVAAVYIALLDPDSRVSGRGIASLRKAGICVYEGLGKEEAERSLKPYIYQRTHGKPWVVIKSAATLDGQVADRYGQSQWITCPEARADVGRLRACSQAIIVGSKTVLKDNPLLTARKPSGELYPCQPLRVVVDSKGAIPPEANIFHSTGKSLYVTTTQSSKDHRKKIEDLGVDLLVTESKDSKVNLHELMTYLSTKHALQVLVEGGAVLHTSFLKERLANALILYLGPKILGDQRKPVFGDLGLLLHSSQKIVPMFSEILGNSLKTSWEVIV, encoded by the coding sequence ATGGAAGATTTTTCTGAGCAACAACTGTTTTTTATGCGAAGAGCTATAGAATTAGGAGAAAAGGGAGCATTTTCTTCACAACCGAATCCATGGGTGGGTTGTGTGATCGTAAAAAATGGTCGGATAATAGGAGAGGGGTATCATGAGAAAGCAGGTCAACCTCATGCGGAAGAAAAAGCAATAAGTTCTGCTTCAGAATCAATTGAGAGTAGCGAAGTTTATGTAACTCTTGAACCGTGCTGCCATTATGGGAACACTCCTCCTTGCGTGAACTTATTAATCAAATATAAAGTTGCTGCAGTTTATATTGCCTTATTAGATCCTGATTCTCGTGTCTCAGGTAGGGGAATAGCTAGTTTAAGAAAAGCGGGTATTTGTGTTTATGAAGGTTTAGGAAAAGAAGAAGCAGAGCGTTCTTTAAAGCCTTATATATACCAGCGTACGCATGGGAAACCATGGGTAGTAATTAAAAGTGCTGCGACTTTAGATGGTCAAGTTGCAGATAGATACGGACAATCACAATGGATTACCTGCCCTGAAGCTCGCGCTGATGTTGGAAGACTCCGAGCCTGTTCTCAAGCTATTATTGTAGGTTCTAAAACTGTTTTAAAAGATAACCCCTTGTTAACAGCTAGAAAACCTTCCGGTGAACTCTATCCTTGTCAACCTTTGCGAGTGGTTGTGGATAGTAAAGGAGCGATCCCCCCAGAGGCAAATATCTTTCATAGCACAGGGAAATCCCTCTATGTAACTACCACACAATCTTCAAAAGATCATAGAAAAAAAATAGAAGACTTGGGTGTGGATCTCCTAGTTACAGAATCTAAAGATTCTAAAGTAAATTTACATGAATTAATGACATATTTATCTACTAAACATGCCTTGCAAGTTCTTGTTGAAGGCGGGGCAGTTTTACATACTTCGTTTTTGAAAGAACGTTTAGCAAATGCTCTTATCCTTTACTTAGGACCTAAAATTTTAGGAGATCAACGAAAGCCTGTTTTTGGGGACCTAGGTTTACTCCTGCATTCTTCTCAAAAAATTGTGCCTATGTTTTCTGAAATTCTAGGAAATTCTTTAAAAACTTCTTGGGAAGTCATCGTATAG
- a CDS encoding SET domain-containing protein — translation MKLEHTSHQTLYISLDHNWDKSTRYSIDRASQLLNFKFLPFLTFADWKVEQKVRQLCHKAKKKQFISPLAKWLGQLHKQDLTTPPMPPIVICWINSYIGYGVFARERIPAWSYIGEYTGILRRRQAIWLDENDYCFRYPLSLWLWRYFTIDSGHQGNFTRFINHSDKPNVEAIGVFQDGLFHVIIRTIQTIEAGEELCYHYGPLYWKHRKKREEFIPEED, via the coding sequence ATGAAATTAGAACATACTTCACACCAGACTCTATACATTTCTCTAGATCATAACTGGGACAAGAGCACTCGCTATAGTATCGATAGAGCTTCGCAGTTACTTAATTTCAAATTTCTTCCCTTTCTTACTTTTGCGGATTGGAAAGTAGAACAGAAAGTCCGTCAGCTCTGTCATAAGGCTAAGAAAAAACAATTTATATCCCCCTTAGCAAAATGGCTAGGACAACTTCACAAGCAAGACTTAACGACGCCTCCTATGCCCCCCATAGTAATTTGTTGGATCAATTCCTATATTGGTTACGGAGTCTTTGCTCGAGAAAGGATCCCCGCTTGGTCATATATTGGAGAGTATACAGGGATATTACGTCGCCGTCAGGCCATTTGGTTGGATGAAAACGATTACTGTTTTCGTTACCCCTTATCCTTGTGGTTATGGCGTTATTTTACTATCGATAGTGGACATCAAGGAAATTTCACTCGCTTTATTAATCATAGTGACAAGCCTAACGTAGAGGCCATTGGAGTATTCCAGGATGGACTATTTCATGTGATTATTAGAACGATTCAAACAATTGAAGCGGGCGAAGAGTTATGTTACCACTATGGCCCGCTATATTGGAAGCATAGGAAAAAACGTGAAGAGTTTATTCCCGAAGAAGATTAG
- a CDS encoding FtsK/SpoIIIE family DNA translocase gives MVRERQKSKSVLFPFIPFAVRASAYLFLACFSGLSLWSFHNTQPCTQNWIGLLGWSLSSFLLYCFGATSFLIPPYFLWLSFLNMRKTPSKILHRKALAFAALPVCSSVLLSMLSPIQTLPHVLDTRLPKFFLGINPPVSYLGGIPFYILYTGQSFCLKHLIGSVGTCLIFSFILFFSIFYLCGGIVLIKKKILQKFLKNKLQACWNICKSVLKRLTNKQNYLPKPSIKVPSSPIARNSAKKPPTPILSLPIEKRDLLDDAQITPQASEKAALFLAPHPEKRILFPFPKPQNTVQKKLKINVLPQTLSPSINRAEKSLPLNLSTFGEGNSELPQYHLLSKSDNSKPESLRDELQKKGVLLQQTLESFGIEADIGNICFGPTLAAFEVQPHTGVKVQKIKALENDIALNLQASSIRIIAPIPGKAAVGIEIPNPYPQPVNFRDLLEDYQKQNHKLQVPLLLGKKANGDNFWADLATMPHLIIAGTTGSGKSVCINTIVMSLIMTKLPSDIKLVIVDPKKVELTGYSQLPHMLTPVITESRDAHSALVWLVKEMELRYEILRFLGLRNIQAFNARQRNIEIEASFDKEIPEKMPFLVGIIDELSDLLLSSSQDIETPIIRLAQMARAVGIHLILATQRPSRDVITGLIKANFPSRIAFKVANKVNSQIIIDEPGAENLMGNGDMLVVSPASFGAVRAQGAYICDEDINKVIKDLCSRFPTKYVIPSFDTYEDCAGDDLTDRDPLYNQAKTLILQTGNASTTFLQRKLKIGYARAASLIDQLEDARIIGPSEGAKPRQILIQIPPQEG, from the coding sequence ATGGTAAGAGAGCGTCAGAAATCTAAATCAGTCCTATTCCCCTTTATACCTTTCGCAGTTAGGGCAAGTGCTTATCTATTTTTGGCTTGTTTTTCAGGTCTGAGTCTATGGAGTTTTCATAATACCCAGCCTTGTACACAAAACTGGATAGGATTGTTGGGCTGGTCCTTAAGTTCTTTTCTTTTATATTGCTTTGGAGCTACATCTTTTCTTATCCCTCCATATTTTTTATGGTTGTCTTTCCTGAATATGAGAAAAACACCTTCTAAAATCTTACATCGTAAAGCATTAGCATTTGCTGCGCTTCCTGTATGTTCTTCTGTTTTGTTATCAATGTTGTCTCCTATTCAGACGTTGCCACATGTTTTAGATACACGTCTTCCTAAGTTCTTTTTAGGAATCAATCCTCCTGTTTCCTATTTGGGAGGTATTCCTTTTTACATTCTGTATACAGGACAATCCTTCTGCCTAAAACATTTGATAGGTTCTGTCGGGACGTGCCTAATCTTTTCATTCATACTGTTTTTCTCTATTTTTTACCTTTGTGGCGGCATAGTTTTAATTAAAAAAAAAATCCTGCAAAAATTTCTCAAAAACAAGCTTCAAGCTTGCTGGAATATTTGCAAAAGTGTTTTAAAAAGACTAACTAACAAACAAAATTATCTTCCTAAGCCATCAATTAAAGTTCCTTCTTCCCCTATAGCAAGGAACAGTGCAAAGAAACCCCCGACCCCCATTCTCTCCTTACCTATAGAGAAACGGGATTTATTAGATGATGCACAAATAACCCCTCAAGCTTCAGAAAAGGCGGCTCTTTTTTTAGCTCCACATCCTGAAAAACGCATTTTATTTCCGTTCCCCAAACCACAAAATACAGTTCAGAAAAAATTAAAAATTAATGTACTACCTCAAACCCTATCTCCATCGATTAATAGAGCAGAAAAATCCCTTCCTTTAAACCTATCTACATTTGGCGAGGGCAATTCTGAGTTGCCTCAGTATCATCTATTAAGTAAGAGTGATAATTCTAAACCCGAATCCTTGCGTGACGAATTACAAAAAAAGGGCGTGCTCTTACAGCAGACTTTAGAAAGTTTTGGAATAGAAGCTGATATTGGCAATATTTGTTTTGGGCCTACATTAGCTGCATTTGAAGTACAACCTCATACCGGTGTAAAAGTTCAAAAAATTAAGGCGTTAGAAAATGACATTGCTTTGAACTTACAAGCCTCGAGTATTCGTATTATTGCTCCGATTCCTGGGAAGGCTGCTGTTGGCATTGAAATTCCTAATCCTTATCCCCAGCCAGTAAACTTCCGTGATTTATTGGAAGATTACCAAAAACAAAATCATAAATTACAGGTTCCTCTTTTACTTGGGAAAAAAGCCAATGGTGATAATTTCTGGGCAGACTTAGCCACAATGCCACACCTTATTATTGCAGGAACAACCGGGTCTGGGAAATCTGTTTGTATCAATACAATCGTTATGTCTCTTATCATGACAAAATTACCTTCCGATATCAAACTTGTGATTGTCGATCCCAAAAAAGTAGAGCTTACTGGATATTCACAGCTTCCTCATATGTTAACTCCTGTAATCACAGAATCACGAGATGCGCATAGTGCTTTAGTTTGGCTTGTTAAAGAAATGGAACTTCGTTACGAAATTCTAAGATTCTTAGGCCTTCGTAATATTCAAGCTTTTAATGCTCGTCAACGCAATATCGAGATCGAGGCTTCTTTTGATAAAGAAATACCAGAAAAAATGCCTTTCCTTGTAGGGATCATAGACGAGCTATCTGATCTTTTACTTTCTTCTTCTCAAGATATAGAAACACCTATTATTCGCTTAGCCCAGATGGCAAGAGCCGTTGGGATTCATTTAATCCTAGCTACACAAAGGCCTTCTCGCGATGTTATTACTGGGTTAATTAAAGCAAACTTCCCTTCACGCATAGCATTTAAAGTCGCTAATAAGGTAAATAGTCAAATCATTATAGATGAACCTGGTGCTGAAAATCTGATGGGGAATGGGGATATGTTAGTAGTTTCTCCCGCTTCTTTTGGAGCTGTGCGTGCTCAAGGAGCTTACATTTGCGATGAAGATATCAACAAGGTTATCAAAGACCTATGTTCTCGCTTCCCTACAAAATACGTCATTCCTTCATTTGATACTTATGAAGACTGCGCTGGGGATGATTTAACAGATAGAGATCCTTTATATAATCAAGCAAAAACGCTAATTCTTCAAACAGGAAATGCCTCTACGACTTTCTTACAAAGAAAACTTAAAATTGGTTATGCTAGAGCGGCAAGTTTAATAGACCAGCTTGAAGACGCGCGAATTATAGGTCCTTCGGAAGGTGCCAAACCTCGTCAGATCTTAATACAAATACCTCCTCAAGAAGGATAA
- the ribH gene encoding 6,7-dimethyl-8-ribityllumazine synthase has product MKTFKGIASAKDMRVAIVGACFNGPIADALVSGAAQTFLELGGTEDMLTVVRVPGSFEIPCTLKKLLTSGIEYHAIVACGVLIKGETTHYDHIADQVSARISELSVEYKLPITFSIITAPCVDSAWQRAGIKGSHLGVSGMKTALEMADLFKKL; this is encoded by the coding sequence ATGAAAACATTTAAAGGGATAGCCTCGGCAAAAGATATGCGCGTGGCTATCGTTGGCGCCTGTTTTAATGGGCCTATAGCTGACGCTTTGGTTTCTGGAGCAGCACAGACTTTTCTTGAGCTCGGTGGGACAGAGGATATGCTCACCGTAGTACGCGTTCCAGGGTCTTTTGAGATCCCCTGTACGTTGAAGAAACTCCTTACTTCAGGCATAGAGTATCACGCTATAGTCGCTTGTGGAGTTCTTATTAAGGGAGAAACTACTCATTACGATCACATAGCAGATCAAGTATCGGCCAGAATTAGTGAGCTATCTGTAGAATACAAACTACCAATTACCTTTTCTATTATCACAGCCCCTTGTGTAGATTCTGCATGGCAACGGGCGGGAATCAAGGGATCACACTTAGGAGTGTCTGGGATGAAGACAGCTCTAGAGATGGCTGATCTTTTTAAGAAGTTGTAA
- a CDS encoding YbhB/YbcL family Raf kinase inhibitor-like protein, whose protein sequence is MQLLSPAFDYGKAIPKKYTCQGAGISPPLIFKDVPKEAKSIALIMEDPDVPKNLREDGLWIHWIVYNLSPVITELAEGANIYAVQGLNTSGKACYEGPCPPDRQHRYYLYSYALDVILPVEENVTRDQLLEVMESHVIDTAELMGTYEKS, encoded by the coding sequence ATGCAATTACTCTCACCGGCATTTGATTACGGGAAAGCAATTCCAAAAAAATATACATGTCAAGGCGCTGGGATTTCACCGCCCCTAATATTTAAAGACGTTCCTAAAGAAGCAAAAAGTATTGCGTTGATTATGGAAGATCCCGATGTGCCCAAAAATTTACGGGAAGATGGTCTGTGGATTCATTGGATAGTATATAACCTCTCCCCAGTGATAACCGAACTAGCAGAAGGCGCAAATATTTACGCTGTTCAAGGATTAAATACTTCAGGAAAAGCTTGCTACGAAGGACCCTGCCCACCAGATAGACAGCATAGGTATTATCTCTACAGCTATGCTCTAGACGTTATTTTGCCTGTAGAGGAAAATGTAACCAGAGATCAGCTTCTTGAAGTCATGGAAAGTCATGTTATAGATACCGCGGAGCTCATGGGAACATACGAAAAGAGTTAA
- the yajC gene encoding preprotein translocase subunit YajC, which yields MFSRLFTCFLFLLSSSSLLADEDGSQVKSTFAQPAVMLGIAILFFYFILWRPEQKRRKSMEKRKNELAKGDKVTAMGILGTIDEIREHTVILSVTSGKIEILKAAISEILKPDGTKA from the coding sequence ATGTTCTCTCGTTTATTCACGTGTTTTTTATTTCTTTTGAGCTCATCATCTCTCTTAGCAGATGAAGACGGCTCTCAAGTAAAAAGTACTTTTGCTCAACCCGCTGTAATGCTTGGCATTGCAATTTTGTTCTTTTACTTCATTTTATGGCGCCCAGAACAAAAACGCAGAAAATCTATGGAAAAACGCAAAAATGAACTTGCAAAAGGCGACAAGGTTACTGCTATGGGGATTTTAGGAACTATTGATGAAATCCGAGAACACACCGTAATTCTGAGTGTTACCTCTGGAAAAATCGAGATACTGAAAGCAGCTATTTCTGAAATTTTGAAGCCAGATGGGACTAAAGCATAA